Proteins from one Palaemon carinicauda isolate YSFRI2023 chromosome 26, ASM3689809v2, whole genome shotgun sequence genomic window:
- the LOC137619812 gene encoding zinc finger protein 765-like, translating to MNSKPPFEFPMKSEIEDSFSPAVNPENNDTAVSVAIFNDGALFLDQKWKSKIHTGEKPYKCNVCIKTFITKPNLTAHLRIHMREKPNKSDVCSKTFITKPNLTAPLRIHTREKPYKCDVCSKTFITKLNLTAHLRIHTREKPYKCNFCSKAFTRK from the exons ATGAATTCTAAACCACCTTTTGAATTtccaatgaaaagtgaaattgaagattcATTTTCACCTGCTGTcaatccagaaaataatgatacagCTGTTAGTGTTGCTatctttaatgatggcgctcttttcttggatcaaaaatggaagtcaaa aattcacacgggagagaagccatacaagtgcaatgtctgtatcaaaacatttattacaaaaccaaatctcactgcacatttaagaattcacatgagAGAAAAGCCAAACAAaagcgatgtctgtagcaaaacatttattacaaaaccaaATCTCACTGCACCTTTAAGAATTCACAcgagagagaagccatacaagtgcgatgtctgtagcaaaacatttattacaaaactaaatctcactgcacatttaagaattcacacgagaGAGAAACCATACAAATGCAAtttctgtagcaaagcatttactagGAAATAA